ACCATTTTTTGGCGGTTTTCTTCGGCAGTGTCTTCTAAGTCTAACCAGACAATATCTGGGCGGGGTGTCATTAAGTAGCTGACGGCGCGATCGCCTAGACGAAAAACTCGCTCCACCATATCCTGTTCGGCTTCTTCAAAGGTTCCTGCCTCAGTGCCTTGCTCAATTAAAATTTTAATTTCTTCTTCGGTGACTTGTGGCTCGGTAGAAGCTGTAATTCCCAGCACTCGCAGGATCAAATCTGTAGAAGCGCTTAAAAGATAAACTATTGGAGAAGCGATCGCAGCCAAGGCTTGCATCGGAATCGCTACAATCGAGGCAATCCTTTCTGGATTATTTAATGCCAGACGTTTCGGTACCAATTCGCCAACAATCAGGGAAAAATAGGTAATCAGCAAAACCACTATTCCAAAAGATATCGGTTCACTATAAGGTGCTAAAAAGGGCACGAGTTTTACATAGACTACCAACCGACTGGCAATTGTTGCTCCTCCAAAAGCACCAGTCAAGATACCGATTAGGGAAATACCCACTTGAACGGTTGACAGAAAATGATTTGGAGACTCAGCAAGTTTCAATGCTGCCCTGGCCTTGGCATCTCCTTGATTAGCAAGCTGTTGTAGCCTGACTTTCCGGGCTGAGACAATTGCCATCTCAGACATAGAAAACACGCCGTTGGCAATAATTAGCACCAGAATGATTAAAATTTCAAAAGTGATGGGAGACATGTTTAAAATTGCCGCTTATGAAAGCGAATGTAGCTCAATACCTAGTATCTAGTATTAAAGGTGCTTCTATAAATGCTTTGAGTGGACTCAAAATAGTAGTTATAGTTCTTAGGTCTATTAGTTGCCGCGCATTATTCTTCCACCGAAAAAATAAGAAGGCTGTCAACACTTTTAAAATAGTTGACATAAAGTGCCTCAAGATTTCCTGACTCACAAAGACTCCCACCGCTAGTAGTACTTATGTCATTTTCTTCTATTGTGCGTGCCTTAGCGCGATCGCCACTGACCACTGAATTTATTTCTAAGTTAAACCGACAACAAGAATTGCGGTTAAATGGCATTTCTCGATTACCGAAGGGTTTAGTCGCTTCGGCATTGGCACAGGCTCAAGGCAAAGATTTGTTTGTAGTTTGCGCCACTCTGGAAGAAGCTGGACGCGTTTATGCACAACTGGAGGCGATGGGATGGCAAACAGTACATTTTTACCCCACCTCTGAGGCTTCTCCCTACGAGCCTTTTGACCCGGAAACTGAAATGAGTTGGGGACAAATGCAGGTATTGGCGGATTTGGGAATGGGGAATGGGGGAGGCAGTGCGGTCTTGGGGTTTCCCCAAGTGAATCAACTGCCGTCATTGGGTATGGGGAATTGGGAAGAAAACCAAAACCAGATCCCAAATTCCTCGCAATTACCTAAGATGGCGATAGTGGCTACTCAAGGGGCACTGCAACCACATTTACCACCACCAGAAGCTTTTGGGCAATTCTGTCTTACCTTGAAGCGGGGGATGGAATTAGACTTGAATGCCTTCAGTGAGAAAATAACTATTCTGGGGTATGAACGAGTTCCTCTGGTAGAAACAGAAGGGCAATGGAGCCGACGGGGTGATATTGTTGATGTGTTTCCAGTTTCATCTGAGTTTCCAGTCCGGCTGGAATGGTTTGGCGATGAAATCGAGCAAATGCGGGAATTTGACCCTGCTACTCAACGTTCCGCCCTCGATAAAGTTGACCAGTTAATTCTTACCCCTACTAGCTTTTCTCCTATCGTCATGGCGGCACTGAAAAAAAGTGATGAGTTAGGAGTTATGAGTTATGAGTTAAATTCTGACTCAGAACTTAGCACTCAGAACTCATTACTGTTGGAGGGTAGTCGGCGGTTTTTGGGGTTAGCTTTCGAGCAACCGGCATCTCTGCTAAATTATTTATCAGAAAATACCCTGATTGCCATTGATGAGCCAGAACAGTGTCATGCTCATAGCGATCGCTGGGTGGAAAATGCCCAGGAACAATGGGGAATTGTCCATAGGGCAGTGGGTATGGGGCATGGGGAAGAATCTACTCCCCTAACATTGCCGAAAATTCATCGGTCGTTTGATGAGTGTTTGGCTGACATTGCCAAATTTAAAACGTTATATTTATCAGAACTGTCAGAAGAAAATAGTGGGGTCAATCTTGCTAGCCGATCGCTTCCAGTCACGCCACACCAGTTTGCGAAACTAGCTGAAACCATCCGCCAAGAACGCGATCGCAATTTCTCGATCTGGCTGCTTTCTGCTCAACCTTCGCGTTCTGTCTCGCTGTTGCAAGAACATGATTGTCCGGCTCAGTTTATCCCCAATCCCCGCGACTACCAAGCGATCGATAAGCTGCAAATTAACCATATTCCCATAGCCCTAAAATATTCTGGTCTTGCGGAACTCGAAGGTTTTATTCTGCCAACATACCGAATAGTAATCGTTACAGATCGGGAATTTTTTGGACAACATTCCTTGGCGACTCCCGGCTATATCCGCAAACGCCACAAAGCTACTTCTAAACAAGTTGATCCCAATAAACTGCGTCCCGGCGATTATGTGGTTCACAGAAATCATGGTGTTGGCAAATTTGTCAAGCTGGAAAGTTTGACAATTAATAACGAAACCCGTGATTATTTAGTGGTGCAGTATGCTGATGGGTTATTAAGAGTTGCAGCCGATCAAGTCGGGGCTTTATCTCGGTTCCGCGCCGGAGGTGATAAAGCACCAGAACTCAACCGGATGACGGGTAAAGCTTGGGAAAATACCAAGAATAAAGTCCGCAAAGCTATCAAAAAATTGGCGGTGGACTTGTTAAAACTGTATGCAGCGCGATCGCAACAACAAGGTTTTAGCTTTCCAGGTGATATGCCTTGGCAGGAAGAATTGGAAGATTCTTTCCCGTACCAACCCACAACGGATCAACTCAAAGCTGTTCAAGATGTAAAACGCGACATGGAAAGCGATCGCCCAATGGATCGCTTAGTTTGTGGCGATGTCGGTTTTGGAAAGACGGAAGTGGCGATTCGTGCTATTTTCAAAGCAGTCACCGCCGGTAAACAAGTGGCACTCCTTGCGCCAACGACAATTTTAACACAGCAGCATTACCATACACTCAAAGAACGTTTTGCACCTTACCCTGTGAATGTCGGTTTACTCAACCGTTTTCGGTCTGCTGAAGAACGCCGCGATATTCAAAAGCGATTAGCAACGGGTGAACTAGATGTAGTTGTTGGTACACAGCAACTTTTAGGTAAAGGCGTGGCATTCCGGGATTTAGGACTGTTGGTAGTGGATGAAGAACAGCGGTTTGGGGTAAACCAGAAAGAGAAAATTAAAAGCCTAAAAACTCAAGTAGACGTGCTTACCCTTTCAGCCACTCCCATTCCCCGTACCCTGTATATGTCTTTGTCGGGAATTCGGGAAATGAGTTTAATTACCACGCCACCCCCAACCAGACGAGCGATTAAAACCCATCTTTCACCGATAAATTCCGAAGCTATCCGTAGTGCAATTCGTCAAGAATTAGACAGAGGTGGACAGGTTTTTTATGTAGTTCCACGAGTAGATGGAATTGAAGAAACAACAGCCAATTTACGAGAAGTGATACCGGGGGCCAGGTTTGCGATCGCTCACGGTCAAATGGATGAAAGCGAGTTAGAATCAACCATGCTCACCTTCAGTAATGGCGATGCAGATATCCTTGTTTGTACGACAATTATTGAATCTGGCTTAGATATTCCGCGAGTCAACACGATTTTGATTGAAGACGCTCACCGTTTTGGATTAGCACAACTATATCAATTACGCGGTCGTGTGGGACGTGCAGGTATCCAAGCTCATGCTTGGTTATTTTATCCGAAGCAACGGACATTATCTGATGCGGCTCGGCAACGATTACGAGCGATTCAAGAATTTACTCAGCTAGGTTCAGGGTATCAACTAGCGATGCGTGACATGGAAATCAGAGGCGTCGGTAACTTGTTAGGTGCTGAACAATCCGGTCAAATGGATGCCATCGGTTTTGATTTATACATGGAAATGCTGGAAGAAGCAATTCGGGAAATTCGCGGACAAGAAATTCCGAAAGTGGAGGATACCCAAATTGACCTCAACCTCACGGCATTTATTCCGGCAGATTATATCACCGATTTGGATCAAAAGATGAGTGCATACCGGGCGGTGGCTACAGCTAAATCTAAATCAGAATTAAAGCTAATTGCAGCCGAGTGGAGCGATCGCTATGGTACTTTACCCGTCCCTGCAAATCAACTTTTGCGAGTCATGGAACTCAAACAGCTAGCGAAAAAACTCGGATTTAGCCGGATTAAGCCAGAACAAAAGCAGCACGTCGTTTTAGAAACGCCGATGGAGGAACCCGCTTGGAATTTATTGGCGGCGAATTTACCAGACAATCTCAAGACGCGCTTTGTGTATTCGCCTGGTAAAGTGACGGTGCGGGGGTTAGGAGTATTTAAAGCAGATCAACAATTGCAGAATTTGATTGATGCTTTTGGGAGAATGCAAGGTGCGATTCCAGAGGCGGCTATTGTTTAATCGGTAGAAAAAGATTAGTCATCAAGTGAAAACCTATGTCAGACTTACTTAGAAAAATTACAGTTAATCCCAAACAATGTGGTGGTCGCCCATGTATTCGGGGCATGAGAATTCGGGTGTCAGATGTACTGGACTTGTTTGCATCTGGACTTAGTGCTGAACAAATCTTGGAAGAAATGCCCGATCTTGAGGCCGATGATCTCAAAGCAGCACTTCTATACGCATCGCGTAAGCTTAATCATCCAGTGTTAGTAGCATGATGATTTGGGTAGATGCACATTTGTCACCTATGATTGCAACTTGGATTACTAGCACTTTTGGGATAACAGCATTATCTTTACGCGATGTTGGGCTGAGAGATGCTGAAGACCTTGAAATTTTTGAACTAGCCAAAGCTAGAGGAGTTATCTTTATAACCAAGGATAGTGACTTTGTTGACTTGGTTGATCGTCTTGGATCACCACCACAAATTATTTGGTTGACGTGCGGTAATACATCAAATACTCGGTTACAAGAGATATTGAGTGCTACTTTGCTAGAAGCATTAGAGCTTTTGCGAACAGGTGAAGCGTTAGTCGAAATCAGAGGGAACTAGGAATTTTACTGAGTCAATGTAGTTTTACTTACCTACTCTTTTTGCTCAAGTTTCTATCAATTTAGAACCAAACTTACACAGGATAACCAGAGTGAGTATTAATCTTGATTTGCCGCCAGAGCTAGAAAACGAGCTTTTTACTGAAGCTTCTCGGCTAAACCTGACTCTTTCTGAATACATTCTTCGGATTCTTTCTGTGAGGCAGATTTTAGCAAATCCACCGAGGACAGGAGCCGAACTCGTTGCTTATTGGCAGAGCGAAGGTGTGATCAACTCACGACCTGATATTACAGATAGTCAAGCATACGCTCGCAAGTTACGTCATGAGGCCCAAACCCGTGAGCGAGAATAGGTAAAGTTGATGTATTTGCTAGATACTGACGTTTTGATTGATATTCAACGAGGTCATGCTCCTGCAATAACTTGGTTTGCCAGTTTATCAGAGTTGCCCAGTGTGCCCAGCTTTGTAGTCATGGAAATGATTCAGGATTCTCAAAACAAGCAACAATTGAGTAATGCTTTAAAACTGGTTGCGCCGCTACCTGTAGTCTGGGCTACTGAGGCTGACTTGACTCGCGCCTTGTCTGACTTTACGACCTATCATTTATCTCACAGTTTAGGGTTGTTAGATGCGCTGATAGCTGCTTGTGCTGTTGGGCAAGGTGCAACACTTTGTACATTCAATGTGAAACATTACCGTGTTGTTCCTGGTCTTGTTATGGAACAGCCCTACACGCGTTAATACCTTTCCAACACTCCGACGTTTTGAGTAAAATGCAAAGTGCGTAGGCATAGCCAGTCCTAGACATTGCTGTTATCTGTGTAAATTCGGTGGTGAGTTAGTTTTGTCTGTGAGAGATTAGGCATCTAAGTTTCTATAGCGCGGACAACCAACGGTGGAAAAAGAAAAATTTAACATTGGCCCAACATACCTTGGTATTGAGGGTATTTTTGATAGCACGGATATGTATGGAAATCAAATTAAGCGTCCTGACTATTGGGAGGATGAGGGAGAAGTTGTTGTTTGGGGATATCGAATATCTGGTTCAGCAGTTTCTTTTCATTCTCAGATTGACTACTTTCCAAAAAATCGACTTGGGTATGTAGATATATGTCAGTTTGTTTGCGATCGTATGGCAGACTTACTTGATGAATGCATTCAGAGGATCAAACAACATAATAATTTAGAAGATTCATCTGTAGACCTAGCAGATTCTGGATTTAGAATTTATCATTATTGCAAATATTTTTTGGGGGAAGAAGAAGAGACTCTATCTCTGAAGTTAAACCGTCTTTCTAAAAGCGGGAAATTAAAGCAGGTAAACCGTAAAGGTGGGCTGTCTGAAAAAGTTGCTCAAATTGGGGAGATTGATTTCTGCCTCAGTTCTGGATCGATAACTTTGATGAGAAAAATTAACAGTGAAAAAAAAGTATTTGTTAGAGATGTTGAGCAACACAATCTCAAAACATATCAAGAATATTTAGATTTAAAAAAAGGGAGAATAAATCATTATAATCTGCTGGATATACTTAAACTTTAAAGAGAAGTGTAGGCAGTCAACGTAGTCTAACACTTTGTTGGAGTGGAAAACATTAATTTGAGTAGCCACACTTAAGAGAAAACAATTATGTTTATTAGCATATTCTCACAAACAAGCTCAACAAGTGCATGAAAATCAGATCAATCATTCATCCAGCAGAAGAAGGCGGCTATTGGGCAGAGGTTCCCACGCTTCCCGGTTGTATCACTGAAGGAGACACCATAGAAGAGGTGATGGCTAATTTAAAGGACGCTATTGAAGGTTGGCTTGAAGTTGCCAACAGTCGTAATGCAATTGAGTCAACAGATCAAGTTGTCGAAATTGCTGTATGAAATAGATTTCTGAAAAGCAACTTTGTAATATTGTTAAACAACAAGGTTGGGTTTTGCAAAGAATTACTGCTCTGATTCATCCACTAACTTACTTGGTTCACCGGGGTAAAAATCAGAGTCCACAATCTCTGACAAGCTGTAAGGACACTCTACCGGAAAAGTCCGCTTAGGCAAATCTGTTTCTCCAACAGCCAATTCGACACCTTTAAGGTAGGCTTTGCGAAGTGCTTCTTCAAGGTAGGGTTTTAGACTAGGATTGTCTTCGAGCAGTTCAGCAATATCTAAGCGTTGAATACGAAGTGTTGCTAACCAGCTACGGCTACGGCGTTGGGACTGGTACTGCCATTTTAGTAAATGTCCAATCAATATACTAAGACGGTTTCGCAGTTCTTGACGTTGCTGTTTACCCAAAGATTGAATCTCCTCAATCAGATTTTGCAGATCAATCTGACTCCACTGCTCATTGCGAAGTAAAGTTGCTTGTTCCTGTGTCCAAGCGTAAAAATCAGTTTCGTAGAGGCTTGGTGAAAGCATTGGGATCTTTGGGTTTGTTTCAGGTACACCCATTAGGTTAGTTCAACCTCAACGTCTTTGTTTTTATTGTAGAACTGTCTCAAACTCTCTTAGTGCTATTGAGAGAGATCGCTTGCTCGTACTCAAACCCTACTACTTCGGCTATGGAGCGATCGCACCCTAAAAACCCCAACAGAGTGCAAGCAGAGATAATTTATAGTATGACTTTCGTAAAGATTGACAGCTATGACAGAGCTACTTGAACAAGCGATCGCTTTCAAACAAGATCCGAGCCATCCAAGCTTGCGCTTCAAAAAAGTACATCCAGAACTACCAATTTATTCAACACGGATTAGCAAAAATTATCGAGCGGTTGGACAGTTAGATGGAGATACCGTTATTTGGTTTTGGCTTGGTTCACACGCAGAATATAACAAGTTACTCTCTCAGTTGTAGCGACACAGTGCGATCGCATAGCCAATTTAGAGCAAAAGATGAGCGCTTACCGTGCAGTAACAGCAGCGAAATCTAAAGAAAAATTAATGCATATCAACCTTGATTAGAGCGATCGCTTTTTATATCTCACAATATAGTATCATCTCTAAATCAGCAAATTCAGAAAATTAGTAAATCGGTTCCTAAAACAAACTCCAGAAGGGCGGTTTCAGGAAATCTACTATCTAGTAAAAGCTTTTAACTTTGAATAAAAATGCTATTTTACCATCTTCATAAACTTCTGATTTCTCCTATTAACGATGTCTCTCATGTCAGCGATCAACGTGACAGAAAATTACTTTTATCATGGTTAATTCTCAGCCTATCATTCGCAATATTTTACGGGATTTTAGGATTACAGAGAGCTTTCAGAAGTGAGTACGTTGCTCAGGATGACGCACGAGAATATGTGTTTTGGATGCAGCAATTTATAGATCCCAAAATACTACCCCATGATTTGATAGCAAATTATTTTAAATCAATTACGCCATTTGGATTTGCTACTCTTTACAAACTGATAGCTAGTTTAGGAGTTCATCCTCTTTGGTTGAGTAAAATATTACCCATATTTTTGGGATTGATTGTCACTATATACTGTTTTTGGCTTTGTCTTGAAATTTTTCCAGTCCCCATTGCTGGATTTATTAGTACTTTACTGTTAAATCAAAGTCTCTGGTTTAAGAGTGACTTAGTTTCTGCTACACCTAGAGCTTTTGTATATCCCTTGCTATTGGCATTTCTATACTATCTTCTGCGTGAATCATGGCTAATTATTTGTCTGATAATTGTCCTACAAGGACTTTTCTATCCTCCACTAGTATTCATATCATTAGGGATATTATTGATTCGTTTGCGGCGTAATTATGTTTGGCTAGCAGTTATTTTAGGATTGGCATTTTTGGTGATGCTACCCTATGCCTTAACTTCTTCTGAGTTCGGGCCAGTCATCAATACCTCTCAAGCTAAGGTAATGCCGGAATTGTGGCCAGGCGGACGGCATCCATTTTTTGACAAGAATCCTTGGCGATTTTGGTTGATTGGAGAACATAGCGGTATACTCCCACCTTTAATGCCGCCTTTAATTTGGTTAGGGTTGTTGTTACCAGCAATACTGCGAAATGCCTACCGCTTTTCATTAGTGAGTTTGATAAAGATTCAATTCAAAATAATACCGCAGATTATCATAGTCTCTGTATCTCTATTTTTTGCTGCCCATTTTTTGATATTAAAGCTATTTTTTCCTACCCGCTATACAACTCATACTTTTCGAATTGTTATGGCTATTGCGGCTGGCATTACTTTAACTGTAATGTTGGATAAGTTTTTTCAAATTTATCAGCAAAAACGCAATTTTTGGCAAATAATATTAACAGCTATCGTAAGCATCGCACTCATTGTATACCCAAATGTTTCGGGACGTTTCCCCACAACCGATTACAGGCAATCTGGTGAATTAGCTTTGTATAAGTTTCTCCAACAACAACCTAAAGACAGCCTAATTGCTACTCTCTCAGACGAAGCCGATAATATCCCAACTTTTGCCCAAAAATCTATTTTAGTCGGGAGAGAATATGCGCTTCCTTTCCATATAGGCTACTACTCTCAGATTCGCCAACGTACTACTGATTTAATTAATGCTCAGTACAGTCAAAACTTGGCAGCAGCAAAAAAACTAATTCAAATGTATAAAGTAAATTTATGGCTACTGGAACGTACAGCTTTTAATTCTCAGTATTTAACTACAAAAACCTGGCTAAAAAGTTTTCAACCAGCGTTTACAGAAGCTTTAAGTAACTTAGAAGAGGGAAATACCCCAGCATTAGGAAGGTTAACAAAAAAATGTTCAATTTTAGAAACTGAGAATTTTATTCTCTTAAAAGCAGACTGCATTTTGACACTCTCTGAGCTAAAAGCTACTGAGACTATTGGTTCAACAAATAATTCATAATAACGCTCTCAATACTGTTCGGTTAAGGCAAGAGACGGCGATTTATCGCATCTTTACGCTCTAGAATTAATTTCCATCAAAAAACCTTAACCGAACCGTATTGATAACGCTCTTACGTTGCTAATGTAATTCGCAATTACTGTTCTGTTCCATAAAGATGTTAGACATTTAAAATGAGTATTTTCAAAGAACTTATATAGGAATCATCTTTAATTTCTGAAAACACTCAGTGCAACTTAAAAAGGCTTCTTCCCTACTTCCCACTCCCTACCTACGCAAATATTTTTATAAATCAAATCGGATTGCTATAGATATTCAAAAAATGCTTCAGGTACTAATCTGAATTCCCCAGATTTCAAGCGAGAGATATCAATCCATAACGCTTTATGTTTATGAGTTTGTGATTCTGAAAAAACTAAACTTTCTAGTTGATAAAATTTTGAATCAACAAAATCGCATTGATAAAGCTGAATAATCTCATGACCTTGCCTACCATTAAATGTAAACAGGTTTTCTATACAACCTAGATATTTAATATTCGTTAATTCTGCCTGAATTTCCTCTTGAAACTCCCGTTGTAGTCCTTCACGACTGGTTTCGCCAAATTCAACCCCACCGCCTAAAGCCCGATAAAATGTCTCTTGCTTTACAGGATCGTAGCCTTCAGAAAGAAATATGCGTTCGCCATCCCGAATTAGCCCCAAGGCTATTACCCTAATTTCCCCTGCTTTATTCATTTTGGTAACTAATTATCGTAAATAGATTGAGGACGGCTTTCGCTATCCTCAATAGGCCAGTCTGGGTTTTCACCGCCGATGTACAATTCTTCAATAGTGACATATTCTTCACTTAGCTGTGTGAGAGCGTTGAGTAGAATATCCAGAGCGATCGCATCACTGGTTCCTAAGTCAAACCAACAACGCCCCCACTGTCCTTCATATTCAAACTCACCGATGTTGTGCATCAGTGCTAACAGGCTTTTGTCATACCCCTGTGCATCATAATTCATGTAGCTGATATCGAGTCCAGTATCCTGCACCTGAAGATTCTCTGCATTAAATGCACCCAATTTACCTAGATAAAACCAGGAATTGAAAACTTCTTCTACATACTGCTTTTCACGCGCAGAAGGATTTGTGTTAAATTTCAGCCAAATCCACATATCAAAAGGATTAATTTCGCGGAACTGAATTTCCATTTTTGTCTAATATCTCTAGTACTCTTCTGAAAATAAGCATATCAAAGTGGGGAGTGGGGGTAGAGGGGATGAGGGGGCAAGAGGACAAACAAGTATTTTCCCAATGCCCAATGCCCAATTACCCAGCATTATTTAGGCTAACAGCACTTCTGCGTTCACGCTCAATTTGTTTGACTAAATCGCCTGGGAGTTGGGGTTTTTTAGTCAATGCTTTGTCAAAATTAGCGATCGCTTCCTGGATCATCTGCTGGCTTTTTTGCTGTTGTCCCAGTTTTTTCAGGATTTGGGCTTTGAGATAATAAATTTCTGGATTATCGGATGTGGTTTTAAGTGCGCGATTGACATATTCTAGTGCTTGTGGATACCGTTTTAAATCCCGGTAAGCAAGAGCAATACCCCGATCTACTAGATACCCAGGAGCAGCATTTTGTTCTAAACGTCCAATTGCCTGATCTGGGCTAGCAAACGGCAAATTAACCGCTAACAATAAATCCATATAACCCTTGATTAAATTCAGTTCTGGATCGTTGGCAGAAATTGCTTCAGCTTTATCTAAATATTCATAAACTTGCCGTAATCGACCAAAGGCTTGCGGCACACCGTTGACAGTACCCTCACGGGTGAGAATAACTGCTCCCTCTAAAAAATGACCAACGGCAGTGTATAAATTACCACGTAATGGATCGCTAGAAATCAGTTTTTGTCCGGTTTCTAGAGTTTTCTGACTGTAGGTGTCTAGTTTCGCCCAATCCTTATTTCCGTGTGCTAAAGATGCCTTTATCGCATAAGCTAGAGGTTCATTTGGTTCTTTCGATATTGCTTGTTCTAGATAACGATCTGCTATTGGATAGTTGCCCTGTTGGAAAATCGCTTTAAAAGCTGCTTCTGTTTGGTCGCCAATTTGATGGGGTTCACGATTGCGAAACGGATCGCCAGCCAGGGAGGGATTGACCCATAGATTAAGTGCGATCGCAGCGCTAAAAGTAGTCTGAGCAAGGGTAGTCAGTCTTGCAGACACTACTAATCTAGGCGAAAAAAACCTTTTATTCATTTTAACCCTCAGAATAATTGCGGTTGAAATAGTTGTATGTGTTACTTAGAATGCAAAAAATGATTAATTTTAACTTGCCTTTGCTTCAACCAAAATTTTCGTGTATGAAGGTTGACTTTGGTAATTTTTTCGGGTTCCTAGGCTCGTTATAGCCATTGTTTGAGAGTGAGTCTGCCACAATGGAGAAAAATTGAATAATTCTTGCTGCTAGATTAAGGTGTTAATCCAGGTAATGCTCTATAAATTTTTCTAGGATTTTCCAGATCCTCTCAGTGTAGCTAATCAGTAATTTGCTGACTTTTTGGTAATCTTAACAAATGCTCTATCTCCGAAATGTAAATTATCATCCTACAGCGTGTCCAACAGCGATTCTTAAATCGATCAACTTAGAATTAGCACCCCAGCAACTAGGTCTGATTATTGGCCCCAGTGGTTCAGGAAAAAGTACCTTATTAGAAATTTTGTCGGGATTAGCAGAACCCACTACAGGCGCACTCTTCTGGCGGGAACAAGAACTTATAGCCGAACAGCTACAACAATTGGCTGGGTTGGTATTTCAGTTTCCAGAACGACACTTTTGCGGTGGTTCGATTTTAGAAGAATTGCGTTTAGGACATCCTGAGTTAGGCTCAGAACGAGTCAGACAATCCTTAAGTGAGGTGGGATTAGAGCATTTATCGCTTTCTGCCGCCCCTCATGCTTTAAGTGGTGGTCAGCAACGACGTTTAGCTTTGGCGGTGCAATTGATTCGCCAGCCAAATTTACTGTTATTAGATGAACCCACCGCTGGGTTAGATTGGTCAATGCGTCGGCAACTGGTAAATTTATTAGCGAAATTGAAACAAGATTGGACGTTGTTGGTAGTGACACACGATGCTGGGGATCTGTTAGCGATCGCAGATAGTTGCTGGACACTTAACCACGGCGAACTACAATCAGTAGACCCAAAGACACTAGAAGCCAAAGTCAAAGAACCTTTACCATCGGTATGAGTGGGGAGTGGGGAGGATGAGGGAGACAAGGGAGACAAGGAGGAATTTTTAACAAGTTTCTTCCCCAGTTCCCAATTCCCAATTCCCAATTCCCAATTCCCAATTCCCAATTCCCAATTCCCAATTCCCAATTCCCAATTCCCAATTCCCAATTCCCAATTCCCAATTCCCAATTCCAAATGACTAACT
This Nostoc sp. KVJ3 DNA region includes the following protein-coding sequences:
- a CDS encoding PIN domain-containing protein — translated: MYLLDTDVLIDIQRGHAPAITWFASLSELPSVPSFVVMEMIQDSQNKQQLSNALKLVAPLPVVWATEADLTRALSDFTTYHLSHSLGLLDALIAACAVGQGATLCTFNVKHYRVVPGLVMEQPYTR
- the mfd gene encoding transcription-repair coupling factor, whose translation is MSFSSIVRALARSPLTTEFISKLNRQQELRLNGISRLPKGLVASALAQAQGKDLFVVCATLEEAGRVYAQLEAMGWQTVHFYPTSEASPYEPFDPETEMSWGQMQVLADLGMGNGGGSAVLGFPQVNQLPSLGMGNWEENQNQIPNSSQLPKMAIVATQGALQPHLPPPEAFGQFCLTLKRGMELDLNAFSEKITILGYERVPLVETEGQWSRRGDIVDVFPVSSEFPVRLEWFGDEIEQMREFDPATQRSALDKVDQLILTPTSFSPIVMAALKKSDELGVMSYELNSDSELSTQNSLLLEGSRRFLGLAFEQPASLLNYLSENTLIAIDEPEQCHAHSDRWVENAQEQWGIVHRAVGMGHGEESTPLTLPKIHRSFDECLADIAKFKTLYLSELSEENSGVNLASRSLPVTPHQFAKLAETIRQERDRNFSIWLLSAQPSRSVSLLQEHDCPAQFIPNPRDYQAIDKLQINHIPIALKYSGLAELEGFILPTYRIVIVTDREFFGQHSLATPGYIRKRHKATSKQVDPNKLRPGDYVVHRNHGVGKFVKLESLTINNETRDYLVVQYADGLLRVAADQVGALSRFRAGGDKAPELNRMTGKAWENTKNKVRKAIKKLAVDLLKLYAARSQQQGFSFPGDMPWQEELEDSFPYQPTTDQLKAVQDVKRDMESDRPMDRLVCGDVGFGKTEVAIRAIFKAVTAGKQVALLAPTTILTQQHYHTLKERFAPYPVNVGLLNRFRSAEERRDIQKRLATGELDVVVGTQQLLGKGVAFRDLGLLVVDEEQRFGVNQKEKIKSLKTQVDVLTLSATPIPRTLYMSLSGIREMSLITTPPPTRRAIKTHLSPINSEAIRSAIRQELDRGGQVFYVVPRVDGIEETTANLREVIPGARFAIAHGQMDESELESTMLTFSNGDADILVCTTIIESGLDIPRVNTILIEDAHRFGLAQLYQLRGRVGRAGIQAHAWLFYPKQRTLSDAARQRLRAIQEFTQLGSGYQLAMRDMEIRGVGNLLGAEQSGQMDAIGFDLYMEMLEEAIREIRGQEIPKVEDTQIDLNLTAFIPADYITDLDQKMSAYRAVATAKSKSELKLIAAEWSDRYGTLPVPANQLLRVMELKQLAKKLGFSRIKPEQKQHVVLETPMEEPAWNLLAANLPDNLKTRFVYSPGKVTVRGLGVFKADQQLQNLIDAFGRMQGAIPEAAIV
- a CDS encoding type II toxin-antitoxin system HicB family antitoxin translates to MKIRSIIHPAEEGGYWAEVPTLPGCITEGDTIEEVMANLKDAIEGWLEVANSRNAIESTDQVVEIAV
- a CDS encoding DUF433 domain-containing protein; its protein translation is MSDLLRKITVNPKQCGGRPCIRGMRIRVSDVLDLFASGLSAEQILEEMPDLEADDLKAALLYASRKLNHPVLVA
- a CDS encoding DUF29 domain-containing protein, yielding MLSPSLYETDFYAWTQEQATLLRNEQWSQIDLQNLIEEIQSLGKQQRQELRNRLSILIGHLLKWQYQSQRRSRSWLATLRIQRLDIAELLEDNPSLKPYLEEALRKAYLKGVELAVGETDLPKRTFPVECPYSLSEIVDSDFYPGEPSKLVDESEQ
- a CDS encoding hemolysin family protein, whose translation is MSPITFEILIILVLIIANGVFSMSEMAIVSARKVRLQQLANQGDAKARAALKLAESPNHFLSTVQVGISLIGILTGAFGGATIASRLVVYVKLVPFLAPYSEPISFGIVVLLITYFSLIVGELVPKRLALNNPERIASIVAIPMQALAAIASPIVYLLSASTDLILRVLGITASTEPQVTEEEIKILIEQGTEAGTFEEAEQDMVERVFRLGDRAVSYLMTPRPDIVWLDLEDTAEENRQKMVDSAYSRYPVCQGGLDNVLGVIPVTDLLARSFRSEPLDLTIGLRQPVFVPESTRGLKVLELFKQTITHMALVVDEYGVIQGLVTLNDIMSEIVGDVPSTDGQDQPQAVQREDGSWLLDGMLPVEEFLELFGMEEWQSDERGSYQTLGGFVITHLGRIPSAADYFEWQGMRIEVMDMDGNRVDKVLVVPKGNKLADTIKSD
- a CDS encoding DUF5615 family PIN-like protein, whose translation is MMIWVDAHLSPMIATWITSTFGITALSLRDVGLRDAEDLEIFELAKARGVIFITKDSDFVDLVDRLGSPPQIIWLTCGNTSNTRLQEILSATLLEALELLRTGEALVEIRGN